The following is a genomic window from Peromyscus maniculatus bairdii isolate BWxNUB_F1_BW_parent chromosome 22, HU_Pman_BW_mat_3.1, whole genome shotgun sequence.
TCATATCATCACAGTTATcttcaaaaaagcaaaataatccttaattttttggggggaatAACATGAGTGTAAGCAAAGTGATAAAACCTTAAGATCTGACTCCTTTTTTACACTTACACCAAACTGTAAAATTAATTCATACAGAAATAAAAGTTTAACagtgtaatgaatgtggtaaagctttCACATTTGCAAATTATTCTTGCAGGCATGAAAGAAGTTATACAGGAGACCAATCTTCTGAATGGACTCTATGTGTTAATTCATTTGCATATCagagtcatcttcaaaggcatgaaagaattcatactggaaaGAAACTCTATGAAGGTATTCATTATAGTGAAGACTTTGCATGTCATAGTAGTCTCCAAATACATCAAGGAACACGTACTATAGGGAAACCATATGAATGTaagcaatgtggtaaagcctttgctcgTCCCAGTCATcttcaaatgcatgaaagaacacatactggagagagaccctatgaatgtaatcagtgtggtaaagcctttgcacaacacAGTCATCTTCGAATGCAtgaaagaatacatactggagagaaaccctatgaatgtaatcagtgtggtaaagcatTTACTTGTCACAGTTCTCTTCAATTGCATAAAAGAGGACATACtggtgagaaaccctatgaatgtaataaTTGTGGTAAAGCCTTTCCTCGTCTTGGTGATCTTAAattgcataaaagaacacatactggagagagaccctatgaatgtaatcaatgtggtaaagcctttgtgcAATACAGTCATCTTCgaatgcatgaaagaacacatactggagagaaaccctatgaatgcaatcagtgtggtaaagcctttccCCGTTATAGtcatcttcaaagacatgaaagaacacatactagagagaagccctatgaatgtaatcaatgtggtaaagtctTTGCACAACatagtcatcttcaaaggcatgaaagaacacatactggagagaagccctatgaatgtaatcaatgtggtaaagcctttgtttGTCTTGGTGATCTTCAattgcataaaagaacacatactggagagaaaccctatgaatgtaatcaatgtgataaagcctttgcacaacatagtcatcttcaaaggcataaaagaatacatactggagagaagccctatgaatgtaatgagtgtggtaaagcctttgcatgtaaCAATAgtcttcaaagacatgaaagaacacatactggagagagaccctatgaatgtaatcagtgtgggaaagccttttcTCGTCTTAGTACTCTTAAATTGCATAAAATAACacataatggagagaaactctatgaatgtaatcaatgtggtaaaacctttgcCCATCATAGTTATCTTCAAA
Proteins encoded in this region:
- the LOC102908545 gene encoding LOW QUALITY PROTEIN: uncharacterized protein LOC102908545 (The sequence of the model RefSeq protein was modified relative to this genomic sequence to represent the inferred CDS: inserted 2 bases in 1 codon), with protein sequence MEEWALLDPSQKNLYNNVMLETYMNLSAIGYNWEDHKVEEHCQSSQRHGRHERSYTGDQSSEWTLCVNSFAYQSHLQRHERIHTGKKLYEGIHYSEDFACHSSLQIHQGTRTIGKPYECKQCGKAFARPSHLQMHERTHTGERPYECNQCGKAFAQHSHLRMHERIHTGEKPYECNQCGKAFTCHSSLQLHKRGHTGEKPYECNNCGKAFPRLGDLKLHKRTHTGERPYECNQCGKAFVQYSHLRMHERTHTGEKPYECNQCGKAFPRYSHLQRHERTHTREKPYECNQCGKVFAQHSHLQRHERTHTGEKPYECNQCGKAFVCLGDLQLHKRTHTGEKPYECNQCDKAFAQHSHLQRHKRIHTGEKPYECNECGKAFACNNSLQRHERTHTGERPYECNQCGKAFSRLSTLKLHKITHNGEKLYECNQCGKTFAHHSYLQKHERRHTGEKTYECNECGKAFACHNHLQRHGRIHTGEKPYGCNHCGKAFDCHSHLQRHERTHTGEKPYGCNQCGKTFVCLGYLQSHKRTHTGEKPYECNKCGKAFARHSHLQRHGRMHTGEKPYECNQCGKAFICHSDLQTHERIHTGEKPYECNQCSKAFVHHSDLQRHKRTHTGEKPYECNQCGKAFPHLSSLQLHRRTHTGEKPYGCNQCGKTYSQHSYLKIHKKXHMLERNPIRVILLVWNWFVKACEYNIRL